A region from the Maniola jurtina chromosome 20, ilManJurt1.1, whole genome shotgun sequence genome encodes:
- the LOC123875848 gene encoding uncharacterized protein LOC123875848: MTMRDPFVCKQNKRLPKAEIPLGEIDGLILYQSRYGKGSSAELVYGEPLRLPGEFFGQNIASYTTDITDFSARLRSFAEKLQPVPTQHHSKPKTFVFKELSTCSHVFLREDTLHGALQPAYTGPYEVLKRGAKTFRLKVKGRDVTVSIDRLKPAYILSDDTPLPKPPNPPQPKPPDVPQQQAGDNIGLRTTRSGRRVRFPDYYRP, translated from the coding sequence ATGACTATGCGAGATCCTTTCGTTTGCAAACAGAACAAGAGATTACCTAAAGCAGAAATACCTTTGGGAGAAATCGACGGACTGATAttatatcaaagtaggtacggCAAAGGATCATCAGCCGAGCTGGTGTACGGTGAGCCACTGCGCTTACCTGGCGAATTTTTTGGCCAAAATATCGCAAGCTACACCACTGACATCACCGACTTCTCAGCTCGCTTGAGATCCTTTGCCGAGAAGCTACAACCAGTACCAACTCAGCACCACTCTAAACCTAAAACCTTCGTATTTAAAGAGCTGAGCACCTGCAGCCATGTATTCCTTAGGGAAGACACGCTACATGGTGCCTTGCAGCCAGCTTATACAGGGCCATACGAGGTTTTAAAGAGAGGCGCTAAAACCTTTAGATTAAAAGTTAAGGGCCGAGACGTGACTGTATCAATTGACCGACTTAAACCAGCCTACATATTGTCCGACGATACTCCCTTACCCAAACCACCTAATCCTCCCCAACCTAAACCTCCAGATGTTCCCCAGCAACAAGCTGGAGACAATATCGGATTGCGAACCACGCGTTCCGGTAGAAGAGTACGGTTTCCGGATTATTATCGTCCGTAG